One window from the genome of Aeromonas sp. FDAARGOS 1405 encodes:
- a CDS encoding aminodeoxychorismate/anthranilate synthase component II, with protein MTNIFLLDNFDSFTYNLVDQFRSLGYPVRIYRNSLPASRIMSELAACEGDAVLVLSPGPGAPHEAGCLIDLIKLARGQVPILGICLGHQALCEAYGGTVGAAGEIVHGKRSLIEHNGHGAFAGLPSPLPVARYHSLVATYVPEELTVIAHYQGMPMAIEQQDERVLGFQFHPESIMTSEGARLLTQALAHITRPESSVR; from the coding sequence ATGACTAATATCTTCCTGCTCGACAACTTCGACTCATTTACCTACAACCTCGTCGATCAGTTCCGCTCCCTCGGTTATCCGGTGCGGATCTACCGCAACAGCCTGCCGGCGAGCCGCATCATGAGCGAGCTCGCCGCCTGCGAAGGGGACGCCGTGCTGGTGCTCTCGCCGGGCCCGGGTGCCCCCCACGAGGCGGGTTGCCTGATAGACCTCATCAAACTGGCCCGCGGTCAGGTGCCCATCCTCGGTATCTGTCTCGGCCATCAGGCCCTGTGCGAAGCCTACGGTGGCACCGTCGGCGCGGCGGGCGAGATCGTCCACGGCAAGCGCTCCCTGATTGAGCACAACGGCCACGGCGCCTTCGCCGGTCTGCCGAGCCCGCTGCCGGTGGCCCGCTACCACTCGCTGGTCGCCACCTATGTACCGGAAGAGCTGACGGTGATTGCCCACTATCAGGGGATGCCCATGGCCATCGAGCAGCAGGATGAGCGGGTACTGGGCTTCCAGTTCCATCCCGAATCCATCATGACCTCGGAAGGGGCCCGTCTGCTGACTCAGGCGCTCGCCCATATCACCCGTCCAGAAAGCAGCGTGCGTTAA
- the trpD gene encoding anthranilate phosphoribosyltransferase: MHQHLNTLYQGQSLSRESTRDAFGQVVRGEVDPIVLASLLTALKIKGETPEEIAGAAEALLAEARDFPRPDYEFCDIVGTGGDGLNTINVSTTSALVAAACGLKVAKHGNRSVSSKSGSSDLLDKMGIKLDMSPAQARRCLDELGICFLFAPQYHAGVRHAMPVRQALKTRTLFNVLGPLINPARPTYQLMGVYAPELVRPIAETLLALGLKTGMVVHGAGLDEIAIHGPTQVAQIRDGEIREFMITPADFGLETYPVSAIQGGEPEENRAITAAILEGRGTPAHNAAIAANVAPLLLMAGKATDLKSAAAEVLAVLASGKAADLAARLATLSHKEAGNQEA, translated from the coding sequence ATGCATCAACATCTCAACACCCTCTATCAGGGTCAGTCTCTGAGCCGTGAAAGTACCCGCGACGCCTTCGGCCAGGTGGTTCGTGGCGAAGTGGACCCCATCGTGCTCGCCAGTCTCCTGACCGCTCTCAAGATCAAGGGGGAGACCCCGGAGGAGATCGCCGGCGCCGCCGAGGCGCTCTTGGCGGAAGCGCGCGACTTCCCGCGTCCGGATTACGAGTTTTGCGACATCGTCGGCACCGGTGGCGATGGCCTCAACACCATCAACGTCTCCACCACCTCGGCGCTGGTCGCCGCCGCCTGCGGCCTGAAAGTGGCCAAGCACGGCAACCGCTCGGTCTCGAGCAAGTCGGGTTCGAGCGATCTGCTCGACAAAATGGGCATCAAGCTCGACATGAGCCCGGCACAGGCGCGCCGCTGTCTGGACGAGCTCGGCATCTGCTTCCTGTTCGCCCCCCAGTACCACGCCGGGGTGCGCCACGCCATGCCGGTGCGCCAGGCCCTCAAGACCCGCACCCTGTTCAACGTGCTGGGGCCGCTTATCAACCCCGCTCGCCCCACCTATCAGCTGATGGGGGTCTATGCCCCCGAGCTGGTGCGCCCCATTGCAGAAACCCTGCTGGCACTGGGGCTGAAAACCGGTATGGTGGTGCACGGCGCCGGGCTGGATGAAATCGCCATCCACGGCCCGACCCAGGTGGCCCAGATCCGTGACGGCGAGATCCGCGAATTTATGATCACCCCGGCTGACTTTGGCCTGGAGACCTATCCGGTCAGCGCCATTCAGGGGGGGGAACCGGAAGAGAACCGTGCCATCACCGCCGCCATTCTGGAAGGGCGTGGCACCCCGGCCCACAACGCCGCCATCGCCGCCAATGTGGCGCCGCTGCTGCTGATGGCGGGCAAGGCGACCGATCTCAAGAGCGCGGCGGCCGAGGTGCTGGCGGTGCTGGCGAGCGGCAAGGCTGCGGATCTGGCCGCTCGGCTCGCCACTTTAAGCCATAAGGAAGCGGGCAATCAGGAGGCATGA
- the trpCF gene encoding bifunctional indole-3-glycerol-phosphate synthase TrpC/phosphoribosylanthranilate isomerase TrpF: protein MSATMSHSSHSERPQGKSQFRKDNEMSDLIAPHAFLNMASISQTILGKIVAAKQEWVAARKLAQPLESFQSALTPSDRDFVGALKAGSTRFILECKKASPSKGLIRDDFSPEAIADIYGKYATAISVLTDEKFFQGDFAFLPRVRSRVSQPVLCKDFMIDPYQVYLARHYQADAILLMLSVLTDEGYRALFAVAKELGLGVLTEVSNEEELTRAIALGAPVIGINNRDLRDLSVDLNRTKQLAKDIPSDRVVISESGINHRAQVADLRHYAKGFLVGSSLMAEPDLEAAVRKLVLGQNKVCGLTRAEDAAAAHQAGAVFGGLIFVAKSPRYVDIPAARAVMAGAPLSYVGVFRNAQPATIAKTVDALGLAAVQLHGDEDAAYIEELRPLLPAGCQIWKAIGVTSGEPLPALDYPADRLLLDTKVGSQSGGTGQAFDWALLATLDKAKLMLAGGLNPDNALQAAQVGCLGLDFNSGVESAPGQKDAHKIAAAFGALRNL from the coding sequence ATGTCAGCCACCATGTCGCACAGCAGTCATTCAGAACGCCCACAGGGCAAGAGCCAGTTTCGCAAGGATAACGAGATGTCAGACCTTATTGCCCCCCATGCATTTCTGAACATGGCCTCCATCAGCCAGACCATTCTCGGCAAGATCGTGGCGGCCAAACAGGAGTGGGTTGCCGCCCGCAAGCTGGCCCAACCGCTGGAGAGCTTCCAGAGCGCGCTGACCCCGAGCGATCGGGATTTCGTCGGGGCGCTCAAGGCGGGCTCCACCCGCTTTATTCTGGAGTGCAAGAAGGCCTCCCCCTCCAAGGGCTTGATCCGCGATGACTTCAGCCCGGAGGCGATCGCCGACATCTATGGCAAATACGCCACCGCCATCTCGGTGCTGACCGACGAGAAGTTCTTTCAGGGGGATTTCGCCTTCCTGCCGCGGGTGCGCAGCCGCGTCAGCCAGCCGGTGCTCTGCAAGGATTTCATGATTGACCCCTATCAGGTCTATCTGGCCCGCCACTATCAGGCGGACGCCATCCTGCTGATGCTCTCGGTGCTCACCGACGAGGGGTATCGTGCCCTGTTCGCGGTTGCCAAAGAACTGGGGCTGGGCGTACTCACTGAGGTGAGCAACGAGGAGGAGCTGACCCGCGCCATCGCGCTGGGGGCGCCGGTGATTGGCATCAACAACCGGGATCTGCGCGACTTGAGCGTCGATCTCAACCGCACCAAACAACTGGCCAAAGATATTCCGAGCGATCGGGTAGTGATCAGCGAGTCCGGCATCAACCATCGCGCCCAGGTAGCGGATCTGCGCCACTACGCCAAGGGCTTTCTGGTGGGCTCGTCATTGATGGCCGAGCCGGATCTGGAAGCCGCAGTGCGCAAGCTGGTACTGGGCCAAAACAAGGTGTGCGGCCTCACCCGCGCCGAGGATGCCGCCGCTGCCCATCAGGCGGGCGCGGTGTTTGGCGGTCTTATCTTTGTGGCGAAAAGCCCGCGTTATGTGGACATCCCCGCCGCCCGCGCCGTGATGGCGGGCGCACCGCTCTCCTATGTCGGGGTATTTCGCAACGCCCAGCCCGCCACCATTGCCAAGACGGTGGATGCGCTGGGGCTCGCCGCGGTGCAACTGCATGGGGATGAGGATGCTGCCTATATCGAGGAACTGCGGCCGCTGCTGCCCGCTGGCTGCCAGATCTGGAAAGCAATCGGAGTCACAAGCGGCGAGCCGCTGCCCGCCCTCGACTACCCGGCGGATCGGCTGCTGCTGGATACCAAAGTCGGCAGCCAGAGCGGCGGTACCGGTCAGGCGTTCGACTGGGCCCTGCTGGCCACGCTCGATAAAGCCAAGCTGATGCTGGCGGGCGGCCTTAATCCCGACAACGCCCTGCAGGCGGCGCAAGTGGGCTGCCTCGGACT